One region of Candidatus Poribacteria bacterium genomic DNA includes:
- a CDS encoding DUF3299 domain-containing protein, translating to MVNVFSFYRSRFAFYATVFGLILGIFGFASAQNDPSAKLKTFTLDKERNAFMFGGSQFRATTERINGSIALDPDALHKTFKAMFQLDMKRLKMKAGIDKGAQKVGWNADVYPQAILRIESLNVAEDVRLVDALPIIADAEATFELHGVKKPVKLKELRFTYFSRNSRFVQWLPGDVLRLVGGFEIQSAAYKVETEPELTAPMPVNFSLFAIDSPDAVAAPTEMIGEYLRVPFSFLGNYWLDEPDWRQLADSEYIGSLSYDTKIPDKVKQLDEKKVAITGFMLPIDVDEGKVKRFLLLKSTMSCCFGVAPRINEVIYVESSKKQKIQTVMDMPITVFGKLSVGQQFREDLMLMGVYQLALDEVKRAR from the coding sequence ATGGTTAACGTATTCTCTTTTTACAGATCACGTTTTGCTTTTTATGCAACGGTTTTTGGGTTAATCCTCGGGATATTTGGCTTTGCCTCCGCTCAAAACGATCCGTCTGCGAAGTTAAAAACATTCACGCTGGACAAAGAGAGAAATGCGTTCATGTTTGGAGGCAGTCAGTTCAGGGCAACAACCGAGCGTATCAATGGAAGCATTGCGCTCGACCCCGATGCGTTGCATAAGACGTTTAAGGCGATGTTCCAACTTGATATGAAACGTCTAAAAATGAAGGCCGGCATTGATAAGGGGGCACAGAAGGTTGGGTGGAACGCTGATGTTTACCCGCAAGCTATCCTTCGGATTGAAAGCCTAAATGTTGCGGAAGATGTCCGACTGGTCGATGCTTTACCCATCATTGCTGATGCCGAGGCGACCTTTGAACTCCACGGTGTCAAAAAGCCAGTAAAATTGAAAGAGTTACGGTTCACCTATTTTTCAAGAAACAGTCGGTTTGTTCAATGGTTACCGGGCGATGTTCTGCGGCTCGTCGGCGGGTTTGAAATCCAATCCGCGGCCTACAAGGTCGAAACAGAGCCGGAATTAACCGCTCCAATGCCGGTCAACTTTAGTCTGTTTGCTATTGATAGCCCTGACGCTGTTGCCGCCCCTACTGAAATGATTGGTGAGTACTTACGCGTCCCATTCAGTTTCCTAGGTAATTACTGGCTGGATGAGCCGGATTGGAGGCAGTTGGCAGATTCGGAATACATCGGCTCGCTCTCTTACGACACCAAGATCCCCGATAAAGTTAAGCAACTCGATGAGAAAAAGGTCGCTATCACAGGATTTATGCTCCCGATCGACGTTGATGAGGGAAAAGTGAAACGGTTCTTATTGCTCAAGTCAACGATGTCGTGCTGTTTCGGCGTTGCACCGCGTATCAACGAGGTTATCTACGTTGAATCCTCAAAAAAGCAGAAGATTCAAACGGTGATGGATATGCCAATCACTGTTTTTGGTAAACTTTCGGTCGGTCAGCAGTTTCGGGAGGATTTGATGCTGATGGGTGTTTATCAATTAGCGTTGGATGAGGTAAAACGTGCCCGATAG
- a CDS encoding T9SS type A sorting domain-containing protein yields the protein MLSVPLKPKIPMTARSLADMMGATTVIALDEARQEFFGWTPDAPDDGFAIEGGKGYIVNLRQPQQVTFVGAAWTNQLQAAAPGTALNEGTWAFVVSGRLESERNLNGYRVTAQNLRTNAIMTGNVRDGYFAVATADLSRRSIVQIGDSLEVTLTDTTGEIASERFSFTVTPDTLVNAALPVTLDRVGAPKQTLLLQNYPNPFNPETWIPYHLSEAAPVTLSIYNANGQRIRTLSLGFQAAGFYQSRSRAAYWDGRNDLGERVSSGVYFYQLSTPSEHQMKRMVIVK from the coding sequence ATGCTCTCAGTTCCCCTCAAGCCAAAGATACCGATGACCGCCCGGTCCTTAGCAGACATGATGGGTGCAACAACGGTAATCGCCCTTGATGAGGCAAGACAGGAATTTTTCGGCTGGACACCGGACGCACCGGACGACGGTTTTGCAATTGAAGGTGGGAAAGGGTACATCGTTAATCTTCGACAGCCTCAACAGGTTACCTTTGTTGGAGCAGCATGGACAAATCAATTGCAAGCTGCAGCACCGGGCACGGCATTGAACGAAGGAACCTGGGCGTTTGTCGTGAGTGGACGCTTGGAGAGTGAGCGGAACCTCAACGGCTATCGGGTCACGGCGCAAAACTTACGCACCAATGCTATCATGACAGGTAATGTACGAGACGGGTACTTCGCCGTGGCGACCGCCGATCTGTCACGCCGGAGCATCGTGCAGATCGGTGATTCTTTAGAGGTCACCCTCACCGATACAACCGGGGAGATTGCTTCGGAGCGGTTCAGTTTCACAGTAACACCCGACACGCTTGTAAATGCGGCTTTGCCGGTAACGCTTGATAGAGTTGGTGCTCCGAAGCAGACCCTTCTGCTGCAGAACTATCCCAACCCGTTCAACCCTGAGACGTGGATACCGTATCATTTGTCGGAAGCTGCGCCTGTGACGCTGTCGATTTATAATGCGAATGGACAGCGAATCCGAACGCTTTCACTCGGATTCCAGGCAGCGGGCTTCTATCAAAGTCGATCCCGCGCTGCCTATTGGGACGGGCGGAATGATTTGGGCGAGCGGGTTTCCAGTGGGGTCTATTTCTACCAATTGTCTACTCCATCGGAGCATCAGATGAAGCGGATGGTTATTGTGAAGTAA
- a CDS encoding MerC domain-containing protein: MKRHLNHSLVDNVGACLSFACALHCMATPLLIIALPLIGLGFLLRESAELVMIVVAVGLAVGSLTWGYRHHRKWRIFLILGGAFVCIFIAHFRVPEQYHGVFMACGGVLLMAGHLLNRRLCRACQHCKTLEH, translated from the coding sequence TTGAAAAGACATCTGAATCACTCACTTGTAGATAATGTTGGGGCATGCCTCTCGTTTGCATGTGCCCTCCACTGTATGGCAACCCCGTTGTTGATAATCGCACTGCCGCTCATTGGTCTTGGATTTCTGCTCCGCGAATCTGCGGAACTAGTGATGATTGTGGTAGCAGTGGGACTCGCTGTAGGGAGTCTGACGTGGGGTTATCGACACCATCGAAAATGGCGGATATTTCTGATACTCGGTGGTGCATTCGTATGTATCTTCATTGCACACTTCCGGGTGCCAGAGCAGTACCATGGCGTTTTCATGGCTTGCGGTGGGGTCCTACTTATGGCAGGTCATCTTCTCAATCGTCGCTTGTGCCGTGCGTGTCAACACTGTAAAACGCTAGAACACTAA
- a CDS encoding DUF3299 domain-containing protein: protein MKTAKTKNRRSTWLNFAMVSAVVVGLSLGVFQLLPESHPMRALRGVSDRTGQVLESGTAQGASLATEAYQSLTFNMLTSYPFREPNWAKMEDPAYIASLKLNEQISPQIQAMNGKKVEIQGFMLPLDMSEGNLRTFMLLRDQMACCFGNMPRLNEWVYVRVPKKKKINIHQDVLITLLGTLCVGAKFEGEVLTGIYHLELDRIQIDQKD, encoded by the coding sequence ATGAAAACCGCTAAAACGAAAAATCGACGGAGTACGTGGCTGAACTTTGCAATGGTTAGCGCAGTTGTCGTCGGGTTGTCGCTGGGCGTTTTTCAGCTGTTACCTGAATCGCACCCGATGCGTGCACTTCGAGGTGTGAGTGACCGAACTGGTCAAGTGCTCGAATCGGGTACTGCGCAGGGAGCATCATTAGCGACAGAGGCATATCAATCCCTGACCTTTAATATGCTCACTAGCTACCCGTTCAGGGAGCCGAATTGGGCGAAAATGGAAGACCCAGCATACATCGCCTCGCTGAAACTTAATGAACAGATTTCCCCGCAGATTCAAGCAATGAACGGTAAGAAAGTTGAGATTCAAGGATTTATGTTACCGCTTGATATGTCGGAGGGCAATCTTCGGACTTTTATGTTGCTCAGAGATCAGATGGCGTGCTGTTTTGGTAACATGCCCCGTCTGAACGAATGGGTGTATGTTAGGGTGCCAAAAAAGAAGAAAATCAATATCCATCAAGATGTCCTGATAACTTTGTTAGGCACGTTGTGCGTCGGCGCAAAGTTTGAAGGCGAGGTGCTAACCGGCATCTACCACCTTGAGCTAGATCGGATACAGATAGACCAAAAGGATTGA
- a CDS encoding ABC transporter permease, with amino-acid sequence MGLFFIVQRSLRQHALSTLITTLSIALGTGLVMAVIAIRAQSVSAFTGGPIGFDAVLGARGSPLQLVLNTVFHLETSPGNIPWTMYQAVKADPRVELAIPYALGDNYYGFRIVGTATELFTEFEYRKGVRFQTQGDGRFFDPNRQEAVLGSYAAQKLGLTVGDTFNPYHGLVFDESMRHDEQYVVVGVLEPTNSPSDRVIWIPIEGIYRLEGHVLRGSGEEYVAQPGREIPDAHKEVSAVMLKFRNPQIGFMMDAMINKQGKVATLAWPIGAVMAGLFDKIGWMNQILALVSYLVVLVAAGSILASIYNSINERRREFAILRSLGARRKTVFTVIVLEAASIAALGVIIGFIVYGAIFTSASAIVRAQTGIVLDLLRFHPVFGIAPVCVILLGVVAGIVPAFKAYQTDVATNLTPIS; translated from the coding sequence ATCGGGTTGTTTTTCATCGTTCAACGCAGTCTTCGACAGCACGCGCTTTCGACCCTCATCACAACACTGTCAATTGCGCTCGGTACGGGACTTGTGATGGCGGTTATCGCCATCAGAGCGCAATCCGTCTCGGCATTCACGGGCGGTCCGATTGGCTTTGATGCGGTCTTGGGAGCGCGCGGCAGTCCGTTACAATTGGTGTTGAATACCGTATTTCATCTCGAAACCTCACCGGGGAATATCCCGTGGACGATGTATCAAGCGGTGAAAGCCGATCCGCGTGTCGAGCTCGCCATACCTTACGCGCTTGGAGACAATTATTATGGTTTCCGTATCGTCGGTACGGCAACGGAGTTGTTCACGGAGTTTGAATACCGCAAAGGAGTACGGTTTCAAACACAAGGAGACGGACGTTTCTTCGATCCCAATCGGCAGGAGGCGGTCCTTGGCAGCTATGCCGCACAGAAGTTGGGCTTAACGGTGGGGGATACGTTTAATCCGTATCACGGCTTGGTGTTCGATGAATCAATGCGGCATGATGAACAATATGTTGTTGTTGGTGTGCTTGAACCGACCAATTCACCCTCCGATCGTGTCATCTGGATTCCGATCGAGGGAATTTATCGGTTGGAGGGGCATGTGTTGCGCGGAAGCGGTGAGGAATATGTCGCTCAACCCGGTCGAGAGATTCCCGATGCACACAAAGAGGTCAGTGCAGTCATGCTGAAGTTTCGGAATCCGCAAATCGGTTTCATGATGGATGCAATGATCAACAAACAGGGGAAGGTGGCAACGTTGGCATGGCCCATCGGGGCAGTGATGGCTGGCCTGTTCGACAAGATCGGTTGGATGAATCAGATTCTGGCACTCGTTTCTTATCTTGTTGTCCTCGTTGCGGCGGGTTCAATTCTCGCAAGCATATACAACTCAATCAACGAACGGCGGCGCGAGTTCGCCATTTTGCGATCACTTGGTGCACGTCGTAAAACGGTGTTTACGGTAATTGTGTTGGAAGCTGCATCGATCGCAGCGTTAGGGGTCATCATAGGATTTATAGTTTATGGTGCGATTTTCACCTCAGCATCAGCAATTGTTCGCGCTCAGACGGGTATCGTTTTAGACCTGTTAAGATTTCATCCCGTGTTCGGGATTGCGCCAGTTTGTGTTATACTCTTGGGTGTGGTCGCTGGCATTGTGCCTGCCTTTAAGGCGTATCAGACAGATGTTGCGACGAATTTAACACCCATAAGCTAA
- a CDS encoding ABC transporter ATP-binding protein: MSLLTVTNLEKAYASPEGLQSRIIDVPHFEIDAGKQIALRGSSGAGKTTFLNLIAGILQADRGRIVVAGEEMTALSESERDRLRAHYIGYIFQTFNLLAGYTALENVMLGMMFGKGIDANFAQHLLERVGLGDRMQYRPSQLSVGQQQRVAVARAVANRPRLVLADEPTGNLDYHHANEAVTLIREICHENNAALLIVSHDSEVLGQFEEAKDFAQVNCV; encoded by the coding sequence ATGTCCCTTCTGACAGTCACGAACCTTGAAAAGGCTTACGCTTCACCTGAAGGTCTGCAAAGCCGCATCATTGATGTTCCCCATTTTGAAATAGACGCAGGAAAACAGATTGCGCTCAGAGGGAGCAGCGGTGCTGGAAAAACGACATTTCTGAACCTGATCGCTGGAATTCTGCAAGCCGACAGGGGACGCATCGTTGTCGCTGGCGAGGAGATGACTGCTCTCTCAGAATCTGAGCGGGATAGGTTACGTGCCCACTACATCGGGTACATTTTCCAAACCTTCAATCTACTTGCTGGCTACACAGCTTTAGAGAACGTTATGCTCGGAATGATGTTTGGAAAAGGAATTGACGCCAATTTTGCCCAACATCTGCTTGAACGGGTCGGACTTGGCGATCGGATGCAGTATCGCCCTTCGCAGCTATCGGTCGGGCAGCAGCAACGTGTTGCGGTTGCCCGCGCGGTAGCGAATCGACCACGCCTCGTACTCGCCGACGAACCGACTGGTAATCTGGATTATCATCATGCCAACGAAGCGGTAACGCTTATCCGTGAAATTTGCCATGAAAATAACGCAGCGTTGCTCATCGTTAGTCATGACTCAGAAGTTTTGGGGCAGTTTGAGGAGGCAAAGGATTTCGCACAAGTGAATTGTGTATAA